The Segatella hominis genome includes a region encoding these proteins:
- a CDS encoding SusC/RagA family TonB-linked outer membrane protein — MTHWYHLQKTKTAAAALALMLVSCSWTSVKAQISLNVSQTTLGAVIQKIQKQSKYQFTYDDNLAKMQVNAVQVKNGKVEDVLNKLLKDKGVSYVIKDGIIYLKKKEITTTPSTQQPRQKRTYKGTLLDENKEPLIGAAILVKGTNHRAVTDMDGNFTIETDEPAPVLQFTYLGYKTMDMAAKEGHNVNAQMFPDSQALKEVVVTALGIKREKKMLGYSVQDVKADALNTTGDPSVTGALDGKVAGLQMNTSSTGLGGSTKITIRGNSSLTDNNQPLWVVDGVPFTDNQSSDASAYGGYDRGGTSLDINPEDIESISVLKGANAAALYGSRAGNGVIYVTTKKGSHKQGFGITYNGNFTWSKVAETIPMQKQYGQGSQGATVYKTDEDGNKTLSSELAFGAPLDGRMEPSFLGENIAYRYYGDKLKDYFNTGFSQFHTVALGNSDEKGHFRLSLGFNDNKGLFDGEKLDKLIVDLNAGRTINKYLSTDSKISVSRMKAENRPMTGLNGEVAQLLLIPGNVRLQDLQTYTTQDQLHRNWFGPDMQYANPYYVRHRFQNSDERWRAFGYYGANVNVTDWLKFNAKYAFDYYRTRIQATDLSLGNSAVSIPGRHWSEIVTDDNMSRSEENNFEHNISFLFLGDNQVTKDLRLGYNLGANIMYQKYELLSAATKNMLEKDNWIFNTGYQLTNASENGHERSMYSAFGSLQLAFREYLSLDLTARNDWSSTLPKDNRSFFYPSASVSYIFSDFMRSINHPLPAWMTFAKTRLSFAQVGKDPNPYNLYNTRSYTYENGIRVPIPQTVKKNSNLKPEIKSSFEWGLEMKFLENRLGFDFTYYYTKTKNQAMLVDASAPWTQQWVNAGKITNKGIELMLYGTPVKTKDLKFDLTMNISKNISRVDELANGVDHIYFNGDGNMPVKVGAKAGGKLGDIYANNLIKRDANGQMVIGENGLPMPVTSSDAGGNLEQYILDHPIGNIEPKLLMSVTPSLNYKGVSLTAMFDMRFGGDIVSVSEGMATAVGTSERSTYRGEYKELNGVSDYYMVVPGVTADGQVNTKEVSAQSYYSNIGLYKSQKGYAEMFIHSASYIKLKELALGYSLPKSVLKKTPLTNVKLSFVARNLCFLLKHTPGNPDGGYDTSMFSQALDFAAVPYTRTFGFSVNVGF, encoded by the coding sequence ATGACACATTGGTATCATTTACAAAAAACTAAAACCGCAGCTGCAGCTTTGGCTCTGATGTTGGTTTCCTGTTCCTGGACATCTGTAAAAGCCCAGATTTCGTTGAATGTTTCTCAGACCACTTTGGGAGCAGTCATCCAGAAAATCCAGAAACAGTCTAAATACCAGTTTACTTACGACGACAACTTGGCAAAGATGCAGGTGAATGCCGTTCAGGTGAAGAACGGTAAGGTAGAGGATGTTTTAAACAAGCTCTTGAAGGATAAGGGTGTATCTTATGTGATTAAGGATGGAATCATCTATCTGAAGAAAAAGGAAATTACTACAACTCCAAGCACCCAGCAACCAAGACAGAAACGTACATATAAGGGTACGCTTCTCGATGAAAACAAGGAACCTCTCATTGGCGCTGCCATCCTCGTAAAAGGCACCAATCATCGTGCTGTAACTGATATGGATGGTAATTTTACCATCGAGACCGATGAACCTGCCCCTGTCTTGCAGTTTACATATCTCGGATATAAGACGATGGATATGGCTGCAAAGGAAGGACATAACGTGAACGCACAGATGTTTCCTGACTCTCAGGCGCTGAAGGAAGTGGTGGTTACTGCCCTCGGTATCAAGCGTGAGAAGAAGATGTTGGGATATTCCGTACAGGATGTCAAGGCGGATGCTCTCAATACGACTGGCGACCCTTCTGTGACTGGTGCCCTCGACGGTAAGGTGGCTGGTCTGCAGATGAATACTTCCAGCACGGGTCTCGGCGGTTCTACCAAGATCACTATCCGTGGAAACTCTTCTCTTACTGATAATAACCAGCCTCTTTGGGTGGTAGATGGTGTTCCTTTTACCGACAACCAGAGTTCTGATGCTTCTGCTTATGGCGGATACGACCGTGGTGGCACTTCTCTGGACATCAACCCAGAGGATATCGAGTCTATCTCGGTACTCAAAGGTGCCAACGCTGCAGCCCTCTATGGTTCACGTGCAGGTAATGGTGTGATCTACGTTACAACCAAGAAGGGTAGTCATAAGCAGGGTTTCGGCATCACATACAACGGTAACTTTACTTGGAGTAAGGTGGCTGAAACAATTCCTATGCAGAAGCAGTACGGACAGGGCTCTCAGGGTGCTACGGTTTATAAGACTGATGAGGATGGCAACAAGACGCTTTCCAGCGAGTTGGCATTCGGTGCTCCGCTTGATGGCAGAATGGAACCTTCTTTTCTCGGTGAGAACATCGCTTACCGATATTATGGCGATAAGTTGAAGGATTACTTCAATACAGGTTTCTCTCAGTTCCATACCGTAGCTCTCGGAAATTCTGATGAGAAAGGTCATTTCCGTCTCTCTTTGGGCTTCAACGACAATAAGGGTCTTTTCGATGGAGAGAAATTGGATAAGCTGATAGTTGACCTTAATGCAGGTAGAACTATCAATAAGTATCTTTCTACAGATAGCAAGATTTCTGTTTCTCGCATGAAAGCCGAGAACCGTCCGATGACTGGTCTCAATGGAGAGGTAGCCCAGTTGCTTCTCATTCCTGGCAACGTGCGTTTGCAGGATCTTCAGACTTATACAACTCAGGACCAATTGCATCGCAACTGGTTCGGACCAGATATGCAGTATGCCAACCCATACTATGTTCGTCATCGCTTCCAGAATAGTGATGAGCGTTGGCGTGCCTTCGGTTACTATGGTGCTAATGTCAACGTAACCGACTGGTTGAAGTTTAATGCTAAATATGCTTTCGATTACTATCGCACACGCATCCAGGCCACAGACTTGAGTTTGGGTAACTCTGCTGTGAGCATTCCGGGCAGACACTGGAGCGAGATCGTTACCGATGATAATATGAGCCGTTCGGAGGAAAACAACTTCGAGCACAATATCTCTTTCCTCTTCTTGGGTGACAATCAGGTGACCAAGGATTTGCGCTTGGGTTACAATCTGGGCGCCAACATCATGTACCAGAAGTACGAGTTGCTGAGTGCTGCTACCAAGAATATGTTGGAGAAGGATAATTGGATTTTCAATACAGGTTATCAGTTGACCAATGCCAGTGAGAATGGCCATGAGCGCTCTATGTACTCAGCCTTCGGTTCTTTGCAGTTGGCTTTCCGTGAGTATCTCTCATTGGATCTTACAGCCCGCAACGACTGGTCATCTACCTTGCCAAAGGACAACCGTTCTTTCTTCTATCCAAGTGCAAGTGTGAGCTATATCTTCAGCGATTTCATGCGCTCTATCAACCATCCGTTGCCAGCGTGGATGACTTTCGCCAAGACTCGTCTGTCTTTCGCTCAGGTAGGTAAGGACCCAAATCCATACAATCTCTACAACACCCGTTCTTATACCTATGAGAATGGCATCCGTGTGCCAATTCCACAGACCGTGAAGAAGAACAGCAACCTGAAACCAGAGATCAAGTCTTCCTTCGAGTGGGGTCTTGAGATGAAGTTCCTGGAGAACCGTTTGGGATTTGATTTCACCTATTATTATACCAAGACCAAGAACCAGGCTATGCTTGTAGATGCATCTGCTCCTTGGACACAGCAATGGGTGAATGCAGGTAAGATTACCAACAAGGGTATTGAGCTGATGCTTTACGGCACACCTGTCAAGACCAAGGACCTCAAGTTCGACCTCACCATGAATATTTCCAAGAATATCTCCCGTGTAGATGAACTGGCTAATGGCGTGGATCACATCTACTTTAATGGCGATGGCAACATGCCAGTTAAGGTAGGTGCGAAGGCAGGAGGTAAGTTGGGCGATATCTATGCCAATAACCTCATCAAGCGCGATGCGAATGGTCAGATGGTGATTGGCGAGAACGGTCTTCCGATGCCTGTTACCAGTAGTGATGCAGGCGGAAATCTGGAGCAGTATATCCTCGATCATCCTATCGGAAACATCGAGCCAAAGCTTCTCATGTCTGTTACTCCAAGTCTGAACTATAAGGGTGTAAGTCTCACTGCGATGTTTGATATGCGATTTGGCGGCGATATCGTGAGCGTATCAGAAGGTATGGCTACTGCTGTAGGAACTTCAGAGCGTTCGACTTATCGTGGTGAGTACAAGGAGTTGAATGGTGTGAGCGACTACTATATGGTAGTTCCTGGTGTGACAGCCGACGGACAGGTGAATACCAAGGAGGTAAGTGCACAGTCTTACTATTCCAACATCGGTTTGTACAAGTCGCAGAAGGGTTATGCAGAGATGTTTATCCACAGCGCTTCCTATATCAAGTTGAAGGAACTCGCATTGGGTTACAGCCTGCCAAAGAGCGTGCTCAAGAAGACTCCTCTTACCAATGTGAAGTTGTCATTTGTGGCACGTAATCTCTGCTTCCTGCTGAAACATACACCAGGCAATCCTGATGGAGGTTATGATACTTCTATGTTCTCACAGGCCCTTGACTTTGCCGCAGTGCCATATACCCGCACCTTCGGTTTCTCAGTCAATGTAGGCTTCTAA
- a CDS encoding FecR family protein: MINEELKARFLAGECTEEELIALRDMLKNSPEEKQELFKEEKLSDELKAQFMPKTQLVLAEQRMQAKIREMKDEQQAEHHAHIIGMWRRAAAIAVVCVLGGLAWFYLQHNPISNMQMQVVMASADNDTTVTLPDGTKVWLNKLASIKYPKEFDGSDRKVEIDGEGYFEVTKNPHKPFIVESDVMSVKVLGTVFNFHVDKAHQQASVSLLEGKVRVEGNHDEGMIVLKPGQKACVDARLGSMTVSETDVYKDAMWHEHKTSFNNASVNEIAKMLENIYDVQVVVDPTIDQENTYSGVIKEKETIDSVLDLLQNTLPIHYHVKGSKVFITK; encoded by the coding sequence ATGATAAATGAGGAATTAAAGGCGAGATTCTTGGCAGGTGAGTGCACGGAAGAGGAACTCATCGCATTAAGGGATATGTTGAAGAATTCTCCGGAGGAAAAACAAGAACTTTTCAAAGAAGAAAAGTTGAGCGATGAGCTCAAGGCGCAGTTCATGCCAAAGACCCAACTGGTGCTTGCTGAACAGAGAATGCAGGCTAAGATCAGGGAGATGAAGGATGAACAGCAGGCTGAGCATCATGCGCATATAATAGGTATGTGGCGTCGGGCTGCAGCGATTGCTGTGGTCTGCGTATTGGGTGGATTGGCCTGGTTCTATCTCCAGCACAATCCGATTTCTAATATGCAGATGCAGGTGGTGATGGCCAGTGCCGACAATGATACGACGGTTACTTTACCTGATGGAACTAAGGTTTGGCTCAACAAACTTGCTTCCATCAAATATCCGAAAGAGTTTGATGGTTCCGACCGTAAGGTAGAGATAGACGGTGAAGGTTATTTTGAGGTGACCAAAAATCCGCACAAGCCTTTCATCGTAGAGAGCGATGTGATGAGTGTTAAGGTGCTCGGTACCGTTTTCAATTTCCATGTGGATAAGGCTCATCAGCAGGCTTCCGTCAGTTTGCTCGAAGGTAAGGTGAGGGTAGAAGGAAATCATGATGAGGGCATGATCGTCTTGAAACCAGGACAGAAGGCATGTGTGGATGCGCGCTTAGGTAGCATGACGGTTTCTGAAACCGATGTCTATAAGGATGCAATGTGGCATGAGCACAAGACTTCCTTCAATAATGCAAGCGTGAATGAAATTGCCAAGATGCTGGAGAATATCTACGATGTGCAGGTAGTTGTTGATCCTACCATCGATCAGGAGAATACTTACTCCGGTGTCATCAAAGAGAAGGAGACCATCGACTCGGTTCTCGATCTCTTGCAGAACACCCTGCCTATCCACTATCACGTGAAAGGCAGTAAGGTATTTATCACGAAGTAA
- a CDS encoding RNA polymerase sigma-70 factor, which yields MQTVKEESYQAIFRKYYPRMFYYAKRIVGEDAADDVVQEAFLELWNRMDALETDVPQIESYLYKTIYSRGLNYLKRYKKVNTAAIEDINEMRMSCYFSSLGDGEQDMENMELRRKINQAIGELPDKCREIFVLSYLKDMKNSEIALMMNVSVRTVEAHIYKALKSLRARLGTFFVFFIPFL from the coding sequence GCAGACAGTAAAAGAAGAATCGTATCAAGCGATATTTAGAAAGTACTACCCTCGAATGTTTTATTATGCTAAACGTATCGTAGGTGAGGACGCTGCCGATGATGTAGTTCAAGAAGCTTTTCTTGAATTGTGGAATCGTATGGATGCATTGGAGACGGATGTCCCGCAGATAGAATCATACCTCTATAAGACGATTTACTCAAGAGGATTGAATTACTTGAAGCGCTATAAGAAAGTCAATACTGCAGCCATTGAAGATATCAACGAAATGCGTATGTCGTGCTACTTCTCTTCGTTGGGAGATGGAGAACAGGACATGGAAAACATGGAGTTGAGAAGAAAAATCAATCAGGCCATAGGGGAACTTCCTGATAAATGCAGGGAAATATTCGTTTTGAGCTATCTCAAGGATATGAAAAATAGTGAGATTGCTCTGATGATGAACGTATCCGTACGTACCGTTGAAGCTCATATTTATAAGGCTTTAAAGTCTCTTAGGGCTCGTTTGGGAACTTTTTTTGTGTTTTTTATACCTTTTTTATAG